The following are encoded together in the Naumannella cuiyingiana genome:
- a CDS encoding ATP-binding cassette domain-containing protein, with protein sequence MSTTPHIADNHDTIRVRGARENNLRDISVELPKRRLTVFTGVSGSGKSSLVFATIAAESQRMINETYSAFVQGFMPRMDRPDVDLLEGLTTAIIVDQERLGANPRSTVGTVTDTGTMLRILFSRLGEPHIGSPQAYSFNVASISGAGAVTPERGGEQVKERRDFSITGGMCPRCEGTGRVSDFDLTALYDEELSLNDGALKIPGYSMDGWYGRIFRGAGFFDPDKPIKKFTKKQLNDLLHKPPTKIKVEGINVTYEGLIPRIQKSMLSKDREAMQPHIRAFVDRAIAFDVCPECAGTRLNEGARSSKIDGVSIADANAMQISDLAEWVRRIDDPSVAPLLKALRDSLDSFVEIGLGYLSLDRSSGSLSGGEAQRTKMIKHLGSSLTDITYVFDEPTIGLHPHDIRRMNDLLIRLRDKGNTVLVVEHKPEAIAVADHVVDLGPGAGSGGGTICFEGTVEDLRASDTLTGRHLDDRARVKDEVRESTGALEIRGATTHNLQDVDVDVPRGVLCVITGVAGSGKSSLIHGSLGNRDGVIAIDQGAIKGSRRSNPATYTGLLDPIRKAFAKANGVKPALFSANSEGACPVCKGAGVVYTELGFMETVATTCEECGGKRFQAAVLDYKLGGSDISEVLAMPVAEAERFFAEGDARTPAAHKILERLAAVGLGYLSLGQPLTTLSGGERQRLKLATQMGEKGGDVLILDEPTTGLHLADVEQLLELLDGLVDSGKSVIVIEHHQAVMAHADWIIDIGPGAGHDGGRVVFEGTPAQLVADGSTLTGQHLAEYVADGAVAGKG encoded by the coding sequence ATGTCGACCACGCCGCACATCGCCGACAACCACGACACGATCCGGGTACGGGGTGCCCGGGAGAACAATCTGCGCGACATCAGCGTCGAACTGCCCAAGCGGCGGCTCACGGTGTTCACCGGGGTATCCGGGTCGGGCAAGAGCTCACTGGTCTTCGCGACCATCGCCGCCGAGTCGCAGCGGATGATCAACGAGACCTACAGCGCGTTCGTCCAGGGCTTCATGCCACGGATGGACCGGCCCGATGTGGACCTGCTGGAGGGCCTGACCACCGCGATCATCGTCGATCAGGAGCGGCTGGGCGCCAATCCTCGGTCGACCGTCGGCACGGTGACGGACACCGGCACCATGTTGCGGATCCTGTTCAGCCGGCTGGGCGAGCCACACATCGGCTCGCCCCAGGCGTACTCGTTCAATGTCGCGTCGATCAGCGGCGCCGGCGCGGTCACGCCGGAGCGCGGGGGAGAGCAGGTCAAGGAGCGCCGGGACTTCTCGATCACCGGCGGGATGTGCCCGCGCTGCGAGGGCACCGGCCGGGTCAGCGACTTCGACCTCACCGCGCTGTACGACGAGGAGCTCTCGCTCAACGATGGCGCGCTGAAGATCCCGGGCTACAGCATGGACGGCTGGTACGGCCGGATCTTCCGCGGCGCGGGCTTCTTCGATCCCGACAAGCCGATCAAGAAGTTCACCAAGAAGCAGCTCAACGATCTGTTGCACAAGCCGCCGACCAAGATCAAGGTCGAGGGCATCAACGTCACCTACGAAGGCCTGATCCCGCGGATCCAGAAGTCGATGCTGAGCAAGGATCGCGAGGCGATGCAGCCGCACATCCGAGCGTTCGTGGACCGGGCCATCGCCTTCGACGTCTGCCCGGAGTGCGCCGGCACCCGACTGAACGAGGGGGCGCGTTCGTCCAAGATCGACGGCGTCAGCATCGCCGACGCGAACGCGATGCAGATCAGCGATCTCGCCGAGTGGGTACGCCGGATCGACGACCCATCGGTGGCGCCGCTGCTGAAGGCCCTGCGCGACAGCCTGGACTCGTTCGTGGAGATCGGGCTGGGCTACCTGAGCCTGGATCGTTCGTCCGGTTCGCTGTCGGGCGGCGAGGCGCAGCGGACGAAGATGATCAAGCACCTCGGTTCCTCGCTGACCGACATCACCTATGTCTTCGACGAGCCGACCATCGGGCTTCACCCGCACGACATCCGGCGGATGAACGACCTGCTGATCCGCCTGCGGGACAAGGGAAACACCGTGCTCGTGGTGGAGCACAAGCCGGAGGCGATCGCCGTCGCCGATCACGTCGTCGACCTCGGCCCGGGTGCCGGATCGGGCGGCGGCACGATCTGCTTCGAGGGAACGGTCGAGGACCTGCGGGCCAGCGACACCCTGACCGGACGGCACCTGGACGACCGGGCGCGGGTGAAGGACGAGGTGCGCGAGTCGACCGGTGCGCTGGAGATCCGCGGCGCGACGACCCACAACCTGCAAGACGTCGACGTCGACGTACCGCGCGGTGTGCTGTGCGTGATCACCGGGGTCGCCGGATCCGGCAAGAGCTCCCTGATCCACGGATCGCTGGGCAACCGCGACGGCGTGATCGCGATCGACCAGGGCGCGATCAAGGGCTCGCGGCGCAGCAACCCGGCCACCTACACCGGCCTGCTCGACCCGATCCGCAAGGCCTTCGCGAAGGCCAACGGCGTCAAGCCCGCCCTGTTCAGCGCCAACTCCGAGGGCGCCTGCCCGGTGTGCAAGGGCGCCGGCGTCGTCTACACCGAGCTGGGCTTCATGGAGACCGTGGCCACGACCTGCGAGGAATGCGGGGGCAAGCGCTTCCAGGCGGCGGTGCTGGACTACAAGCTGGGCGGCTCTGACATCAGCGAGGTGTTGGCGATGCCCGTCGCGGAGGCGGAGCGATTCTTCGCCGAGGGCGACGCGCGTACCCCTGCCGCACACAAGATCCTGGAACGGTTGGCGGCCGTCGGGCTGGGCTATCTCAGCCTCGGGCAGCCGCTCACCACGCTGTCCGGCGGCGAGCGCCAGCGACTGAAGCTCGCGACGCAGATGGGGGAGAAGGGCGGGGACGTGCTGATCCTCGACGAGCCGACGACGGGCCTGCACCTGGCCGATGTCGAGCAACTGCTGGAGCTGCTGGACGGCCTGGTGGACTCGGGCAAGTCGGTGATCGTGATCGAGCACCACCAGGCGGTGATGGCGCACGCGGACTGGATCATCGACATCGGCCCGGGCGCGGGCCACGACGGCGGCCGCGTGGTGTTCGAGGGTACGCCGGCGCAGCTCGTCGCCGACGGCTCGACGCTCACCGGCCAGCACCTGGCCGAGTATGTCGCGGATGGAGCAGTCGCCGGCAAGGGGTAG